The Buttiauxella selenatireducens genome has a window encoding:
- the hemG gene encoding menaquinone-dependent protoporphyrinogen IX dehydrogenase: MRTLILFSTRDGQTREIASYIASELKELGVESDVVNLHRSGDIAWGNYDRVVIGASIRYGHFHSSVAAFVKKHQQALNNIPSAFFSVNLVARKPEKRSPQTNSYTRKFLLTSPWQPNHCAVFAGALRYPRYQWYDRVMIRLIMKMTGGETDISKEVVYTDWPQVARFAQELAHLNSK; the protein is encoded by the coding sequence GTGAGAACTTTGATTCTATTTTCGACCCGTGATGGTCAAACTCGCGAGATTGCTTCTTATATAGCATCTGAGTTGAAAGAGCTGGGCGTCGAGAGTGATGTCGTTAACCTGCATCGCAGTGGCGATATAGCCTGGGGAAACTATGATCGCGTCGTTATCGGCGCGTCTATTCGCTATGGGCATTTCCATTCTTCAGTGGCTGCGTTTGTGAAAAAGCATCAACAAGCGCTGAATAACATCCCCAGCGCTTTCTTTTCCGTAAACCTGGTTGCACGTAAACCTGAGAAGCGTTCTCCGCAAACTAACTCTTATACGCGCAAGTTCTTGCTGACCTCACCATGGCAGCCAAATCACTGTGCTGTGTTTGCTGGTGCGCTTCGTTATCCACGCTATCAGTGGTACGACCGCGTGATGATTCGCTTGATTATGAAGATGACGGGCGGCGAAACAGATATTAGTAAAGAAGTCGTCTACACCGATTGGCCTCAGGTAGCGCGCTTTGCTCAGGAGTTAGCACACTTAAACAGCAAATAG
- the trkH gene encoding Trk system potassium transporter TrkH, with protein sequence MHFRAITRIVGLLVILFSVTMIIPGLVALIYRDGAGRAFTQTFFVALTIGSFLWWPNRRQKSELKPREGFLIVVLFWTVLGSVGALPFIFAEQPNLTITDAFFESFSGLTTTGATTLVGLDSLPHAILFYRQMLQWFGGMGIIVLAVAILPILGVGGMQLYRAEMPGPLKDNKMRPRIADTAKTLWIIYVLLTVACALALWFAGMPAFDAIGHSFATIAIGGFSTHDASVGYFDSPTINTIIAIFLLISGCNYGLHFSLLSGRNIKVYWRDPEFRMFIGVQLTLVVICTLVLWFHNTYQSALLTVNQAFFQVVSMATTAGFTTDSIARWPLFLPVLLLCSAFIGGCAGSTGGGLKVIRILLLFKQGNRELKRLVHPNAVYSIKLGNRALPERILEAVWGFFSAYALVFILSMLAIIATGVDDFSAFASVAATLNNLGPGLGVVADNFASMNPVAKWILIANMLFGRLEVFTLLVLFTPTFWRE encoded by the coding sequence ATGCATTTTCGCGCCATAACCCGAATCGTTGGTCTGTTAGTCATTCTATTTTCCGTGACCATGATTATTCCAGGGTTGGTAGCTTTAATTTATCGCGATGGTGCAGGCCGAGCTTTCACCCAGACTTTCTTCGTCGCACTGACCATTGGTTCTTTTCTGTGGTGGCCAAACCGGCGGCAAAAAAGTGAGCTCAAACCGCGAGAAGGCTTCCTGATTGTCGTACTGTTTTGGACGGTGCTGGGGAGTGTGGGTGCGTTGCCATTTATCTTCGCTGAACAGCCGAATCTTACCATTACCGACGCATTCTTCGAATCGTTCTCGGGCTTGACCACTACCGGTGCGACGACCCTTGTCGGACTGGATTCGCTCCCACATGCCATTCTGTTTTACCGGCAGATGTTGCAGTGGTTTGGCGGTATGGGGATCATTGTTCTCGCCGTCGCCATTCTGCCAATCCTCGGTGTCGGCGGGATGCAGTTATATCGCGCTGAAATGCCTGGGCCGCTGAAAGATAACAAAATGCGCCCGCGTATTGCTGATACGGCAAAAACTCTGTGGATCATTTATGTGTTGTTAACCGTCGCGTGTGCGTTGGCGCTTTGGTTTGCCGGCATGCCAGCATTTGACGCGATAGGTCATAGTTTTGCGACTATCGCGATTGGTGGTTTTTCCACACATGACGCAAGCGTTGGTTATTTCGACAGCCCAACAATTAATACTATTATTGCCATCTTCCTGCTGATCTCAGGTTGTAACTATGGCCTGCACTTCTCTTTATTAAGTGGGCGTAATATAAAAGTCTACTGGCGCGACCCTGAATTCCGCATGTTTATCGGTGTGCAGCTTACCCTGGTGGTTATCTGTACTCTTGTACTTTGGTTCCATAATACTTACCAATCGGCATTGCTAACGGTGAACCAGGCATTCTTCCAGGTTGTCTCGATGGCGACGACCGCCGGGTTTACGACCGACAGTATCGCGCGTTGGCCTCTATTCTTACCGGTGCTATTGCTGTGCTCTGCTTTTATAGGTGGCTGTGCGGGTTCAACGGGGGGCGGCCTGAAAGTTATTCGCATCCTGCTGTTGTTCAAACAAGGTAATCGTGAGCTGAAACGTCTGGTGCACCCTAATGCGGTGTATAGCATTAAGCTTGGGAACCGTGCGCTGCCTGAACGTATCCTTGAAGCTGTGTGGGGATTCTTCTCGGCCTATGCGCTGGTGTTTATCCTCAGCATGCTGGCGATTATCGCCACTGGGGTGGATGATTTCTCCGCTTTTGCTTCGGTTGCGGCAACACTGAATAACCTCGGCCCTGGTTTGGGTGTTGTGGCTGACAACTTCGCGAGCATGAATCCAGTGGCGAAATGGATATTGATAGCCAATATGCTGTTTGGTCGTCTTGAAGTGTTTACTTTACTCGTACTGTTTACGCCAACTTTCTGGCGAGAGTAA
- a CDS encoding IMPACT family protein produces MDSWLIPAESVMVSEEIKKSRFITLVAHTTGVIAAKEFLEKVRSEHPAARHHCWAWVAGAPNDSQQLGFSDDGEPAGTAGKPMLAQLMGSGIGEITTVVVRYSGGIKLGTGGLVKAYGGGVQMALNQLPTLLKIPLTEYTLQCDYAQLAGIEALLKQCNGVLVQSDFQASVLLRIALPHAKLAEFSVRLADFSRGALHLLPAEQ; encoded by the coding sequence ATGGATAGTTGGCTGATTCCTGCTGAATCCGTAATGGTCAGTGAGGAAATTAAGAAAAGCCGCTTTATTACGCTGGTTGCTCATACGACCGGCGTAATAGCAGCAAAAGAGTTTCTTGAAAAAGTACGCTCTGAACACCCGGCAGCCCGGCATCATTGCTGGGCCTGGGTGGCTGGTGCTCCCAATGATTCGCAGCAGTTAGGTTTCTCTGACGATGGCGAGCCAGCAGGAACCGCTGGAAAGCCAATGCTCGCCCAGCTTATGGGGAGCGGCATCGGGGAAATTACCACCGTGGTAGTGCGCTACTCTGGCGGTATAAAACTCGGAACGGGCGGTTTGGTGAAAGCCTACGGTGGTGGAGTGCAGATGGCATTAAATCAATTGCCTACTTTGCTCAAAATCCCGCTAACCGAATATACTTTGCAGTGCGACTATGCGCAGCTTGCGGGAATCGAAGCGTTGCTCAAACAGTGCAACGGAGTTCTCGTGCAGAGTGATTTTCAAGCATCTGTATTATTACGTATCGCGTTACCACACGCGAAACTGGCTGAGTTTTCAGTCAGACTTGCTGATTTTAGCCGCGGTGCATTGCATCTATTGCCGGCTGAACAATAA